From a region of the Pseudoclavibacter endophyticus genome:
- a CDS encoding lipase maturation factor family protein — translation MDGFAAVDFEFARQVLQRGIAALFLIAFVSTLNQFRPLLGERGLMPAPELLEWARGSKSRGRLLKPTIFRWIRYTDRRLAALCWCGIAVAALLFVGVPQLGPPWLPMVCFLALWFGYMSVTSVGQTFYGFGWEMLLLEAGFLAAFLGSNSQPPPTIVIVLFWWLVFRLEFGAGLIKLRGGREWRDLTAMTYHHETQPMPGPLSRQAHLLPRRFHQLEVLGNHFAQLIVPPLLFAPILSLWVPGPEPVVVGAVAAVIVIATQLWLVATGNFAWLNWATIVLAFSAVGVPGEDTGAPRAATEAPWLIDGLSLPWLVITTTVGAVYVALSWPALRNLFARRQLMNAGFNRLQLANAYGAFGTVTKTRDEIVVEGTLDDDPDTATWHEYAFKGKPGDVRRVPRQFAPYHLRLDWLMWFLALGTPLEEWFVPFLQRLLEGDRATLRLLRRDPFGGQRPAYVRALSYRYRFATRQEHRERGVIWVRDRRRVLVPPSRLGAE, via the coding sequence ATGGACGGCTTCGCGGCGGTCGACTTCGAGTTCGCGCGGCAGGTGCTGCAACGCGGCATCGCGGCCCTGTTCCTCATCGCCTTCGTCTCGACGCTGAACCAGTTCCGGCCACTGCTCGGCGAGCGCGGCCTCATGCCCGCCCCAGAGCTGCTCGAGTGGGCGCGCGGCTCGAAGTCGCGTGGGCGGCTGCTCAAACCGACGATCTTCCGCTGGATCAGGTACACCGACCGCCGGCTCGCGGCGCTCTGCTGGTGCGGCATCGCCGTCGCGGCCCTGCTGTTCGTCGGCGTGCCGCAGCTCGGCCCGCCGTGGCTGCCCATGGTGTGCTTCCTCGCGCTTTGGTTCGGCTACATGTCGGTCACGAGCGTCGGGCAGACCTTCTACGGCTTCGGGTGGGAGATGCTCTTGCTCGAGGCCGGCTTCCTCGCCGCCTTCCTCGGGTCGAACTCGCAGCCGCCGCCGACCATCGTGATCGTGCTGTTCTGGTGGCTCGTGTTCCGCCTCGAGTTCGGCGCCGGGCTCATCAAGCTGCGCGGCGGGCGCGAGTGGCGCGACCTCACCGCGATGACCTATCACCACGAGACGCAGCCCATGCCCGGCCCGCTCAGCCGCCAGGCGCACTTGCTCCCCCGGCGGTTTCACCAGCTCGAAGTCCTCGGCAATCACTTCGCGCAGCTCATCGTTCCGCCGCTGCTCTTCGCACCCATCCTGTCGCTCTGGGTGCCGGGACCGGAGCCGGTCGTCGTCGGCGCGGTCGCGGCCGTCATCGTGATCGCGACCCAGTTGTGGCTCGTCGCGACCGGAAACTTCGCGTGGCTGAACTGGGCGACGATCGTGCTCGCGTTCTCAGCGGTCGGCGTTCCCGGTGAAGACACCGGCGCGCCGCGTGCGGCAACCGAGGCGCCGTGGCTCATCGACGGCCTGTCACTCCCCTGGCTCGTCATCACGACGACCGTCGGGGCGGTCTACGTCGCGCTCAGCTGGCCCGCGCTGCGCAATCTCTTCGCGCGCCGACAGCTCATGAACGCCGGCTTCAACCGGTTGCAGCTCGCAAACGCCTACGGCGCCTTCGGCACGGTCACGAAAACCCGCGACGAGATCGTGGTCGAGGGCACGCTCGACGACGATCCCGACACCGCGACGTGGCACGAGTACGCGTTCAAGGGCAAGCCCGGCGACGTACGGCGCGTGCCGCGCCAGTTCGCGCCCTACCACCTGCGCCTCGACTGGCTCATGTGGTTCCTGGCGCTCGGCACGCCGCTCGAAGAGTGGTTCGTGCCGTTCCTCCAGCGGCTGCTAGAGGGCGATCGCGCAACGCTCCGGCTGCTGCGCCGCGATCCGTTCGGCGGCCAGCGCCCGGCCTACGTGCGCGCGCTCAGCTATCGCTACCGATTCGCGACCCGGCAGGAGCACCGCGAGCGCGGCGTCATCTGGGTGCGCGACCGCCGTCGAGTGCTGGTGCCGCCGAGCCGGCTCGGCGCCGAGTAA
- a CDS encoding metal-sensitive transcriptional regulator — protein MVDAAITPPSDVDTLAAGGEHCSAHEATGHHGYAGDAQALQNRLRRIEGQVRGIQRLIDEDTYCIDVLTQVSAVKSALDRVAMLLLEDHLSHCVVGAAEAAATSGDATEVNEKVREAAVAIERLVKS, from the coding sequence ATGGTTGACGCCGCGATCACGCCCCCGTCCGATGTCGATACTCTCGCCGCCGGCGGGGAGCACTGCTCGGCTCACGAGGCGACCGGGCACCACGGCTACGCCGGCGACGCGCAGGCCCTGCAGAACCGCCTTCGACGCATCGAGGGGCAGGTGCGGGGCATCCAGCGCCTGATCGACGAAGACACGTATTGCATCGACGTGCTGACGCAGGTCAGCGCCGTGAAGTCGGCGCTCGACCGAGTGGCCATGCTGCTGCTCGAAGATCACTTGAGCCACTGTGTCGTCGGCGCCGCCGAGGCCGCCGCGACGTCGGGCGACGCCACGGAGGTGAACGAGAAGGTCCGCGAGGCGGCCGTGGCGATCGAGCGACTCGTCAAGAGCTAG
- a CDS encoding heavy-metal-associated domain-containing protein yields MTTEYVIAGMSCAHCERAVAGELQGIDGVEHVDVSAERGTATVTSERALDPETVRAAVDEAGYELAGSEGRS; encoded by the coding sequence ATGACGACCGAGTACGTGATCGCCGGTATGAGCTGCGCGCACTGCGAGCGCGCCGTGGCCGGGGAGCTTCAAGGGATCGACGGCGTCGAGCACGTCGACGTCAGCGCCGAGCGCGGCACCGCCACGGTCACGAGCGAGCGAGCGCTCGATCCCGAGACGGTCCGTGCAGCGGTCGACGAAGCGGGCTACGAGCTCGCCGGCTCGGAGGGGCGATCATGA
- a CDS encoding heavy metal translocating P-type ATPase yields the protein MTVKTGGSGHGEAGLAAGDVITLDLEGMTCASCANRIEKKLNRTDGVEASVNFAVERAKVRVVDPARASESAGDAGGLVAKLIADVDAIGYGARERLDRQARSASAAPESTEVTGDIAGHGSGDGHDGGGGHAGHGAAAHDHAGMHEQPGTHDHAGMHDHGDDTPDAVKKLLRRFAASAVLTVPIIVLAMIPPLQFPGWQWVSLVLALPVVTWGAWPFHRATLKNARHFAASMDTLVSIGITAATLWSLYALIFGGAGMIGMHHGFEWTLEPGTGANNIYFEVAAGVTMFLLLGRYIEGRAKREAGAALRTLMELGAPDAEVLRDDGSTERRPVGELRVGDRFLVRPGERIATDGDVVEGASSVDTSMLTGESVPVDVSAGDTVTGATVNASGRLVVRATRVGAETRLAQMARMVEDAQSGKAGVQRLADRISGVFVPIVLLLAALTFAAWAIFGPGLEMAFTAAVAVLIIACPCALGLATPTAILAGTGRGAQLGVLIHGPEALEATRKIDTVVLDKTGTVTTGKMSVSGFELVEGFRAIDIARHADGDATDARVASRDGVLRLLGAAEGASEHPIAKAIAAYAEAEVAEAGAPDIEGFRNEPGFGVSAVVDGVRVRAGRLDEAVGLGDAAAALVADGGTPVMVWLDGRAAAVVTVADTVKATSASAIRRFRAQGIEPILLTGDREQVARRVADEVGIDTVFSGVMPEDKVATVDRLRAERRTVAMVGDGVNDAPALAAADLGLAMGEGTDAAIEASDITLIGGDLNGAVDAIRLAKSTYRTIIGNLSWAFGYNVAAIPLAALGMLNPMLAGAAMAFSSVFVVLNSLRLRGFRGGR from the coding sequence ATGACCGTGAAGACGGGCGGGAGCGGGCACGGCGAGGCGGGTCTCGCCGCCGGCGATGTCATCACGCTCGACCTCGAGGGCATGACGTGCGCGAGCTGCGCCAACCGCATCGAGAAGAAGCTGAACAGGACCGACGGCGTCGAGGCGAGCGTGAACTTCGCCGTCGAGCGCGCCAAGGTGCGCGTGGTCGACCCGGCGCGCGCGAGCGAGTCGGCCGGGGACGCCGGCGGTCTCGTGGCGAAGCTCATCGCCGACGTCGATGCCATCGGCTACGGAGCGCGTGAGCGACTCGACCGGCAGGCTCGGTCGGCGTCGGCCGCGCCAGAGTCGACCGAGGTGACCGGAGACATCGCCGGGCACGGCAGCGGCGATGGGCACGACGGCGGCGGCGGGCACGCCGGGCACGGCGCGGCAGCGCATGACCACGCGGGCATGCACGAGCAGCCCGGAACGCACGATCACGCCGGCATGCACGACCACGGCGACGACACCCCGGACGCGGTCAAGAAGCTGCTGCGCCGCTTCGCGGCGAGCGCTGTGCTCACGGTGCCGATCATCGTGCTCGCGATGATCCCGCCGCTCCAGTTCCCCGGCTGGCAGTGGGTGTCCCTCGTGCTCGCCCTTCCCGTCGTGACCTGGGGTGCGTGGCCGTTCCATCGCGCAACGCTCAAGAACGCGCGCCACTTCGCCGCGTCGATGGACACGCTCGTTTCGATCGGCATCACCGCGGCCACCCTCTGGTCGCTGTACGCGCTCATCTTCGGCGGCGCGGGGATGATCGGCATGCATCACGGGTTCGAGTGGACCCTCGAGCCCGGCACCGGAGCGAACAACATCTACTTCGAGGTCGCCGCCGGCGTCACGATGTTCCTGCTGCTCGGCCGATACATCGAGGGTCGAGCGAAGCGCGAGGCGGGGGCGGCCCTTCGCACCCTTATGGAGCTCGGCGCGCCGGACGCCGAAGTATTGCGCGACGACGGCTCGACCGAGCGGCGCCCCGTCGGCGAGCTGCGCGTCGGCGACCGCTTCCTGGTGCGGCCCGGCGAACGCATCGCGACCGACGGCGACGTCGTCGAGGGCGCCAGCTCGGTCGACACCTCCATGCTGACCGGCGAGTCCGTTCCCGTCGATGTGAGTGCCGGCGACACCGTGACCGGGGCGACCGTCAATGCGTCTGGGCGACTCGTCGTGCGCGCGACCCGCGTCGGTGCCGAGACCCGCCTCGCCCAGATGGCGAGGATGGTCGAGGACGCCCAGTCGGGCAAGGCCGGGGTGCAGCGTCTCGCGGACCGCATCTCGGGCGTGTTCGTGCCGATCGTCCTCCTGCTCGCCGCGCTCACGTTCGCCGCATGGGCGATCTTCGGGCCCGGGCTCGAGATGGCGTTCACGGCGGCCGTCGCCGTCCTCATCATCGCCTGCCCGTGCGCGCTCGGGCTCGCCACCCCGACCGCGATCCTCGCGGGCACGGGGCGCGGCGCCCAGCTCGGCGTGCTGATCCACGGACCGGAGGCCCTCGAGGCGACGCGCAAGATCGACACCGTCGTGCTCGACAAGACGGGGACGGTCACGACCGGCAAGATGTCGGTCAGCGGTTTCGAGCTCGTCGAGGGCTTCCGTGCGATCGACATCGCGCGTCACGCGGACGGCGATGCAACGGATGCTCGGGTCGCGTCGCGCGACGGCGTGCTGCGCCTGCTCGGTGCGGCCGAGGGGGCGAGCGAGCATCCGATTGCGAAGGCGATCGCGGCCTACGCCGAGGCAGAAGTCGCCGAGGCCGGCGCCCCGGATATCGAGGGCTTCCGCAACGAGCCGGGCTTCGGGGTATCGGCGGTGGTCGACGGCGTGCGGGTGCGCGCGGGCCGTCTCGACGAGGCGGTCGGCCTCGGAGATGCTGCGGCAGCGCTCGTGGCTGACGGGGGCACGCCGGTCATGGTGTGGCTCGACGGGCGGGCGGCGGCGGTCGTGACCGTCGCCGACACGGTCAAGGCGACGAGCGCATCCGCGATTCGCCGATTCCGGGCGCAGGGCATCGAGCCCATCCTGCTCACGGGTGACCGCGAGCAGGTTGCGCGGCGGGTGGCCGATGAGGTCGGCATCGACACGGTGTTCTCCGGCGTCATGCCGGAGGACAAGGTCGCGACGGTCGATCGGCTGCGCGCCGAAAGGCGAACGGTCGCGATGGTCGGTGATGGCGTGAACGATGCGCCCGCGCTCGCCGCGGCCGACCTCGGCCTCGCGATGGGCGAGGGCACCGATGCGGCGATCGAGGCGAGCGACATCACGCTCATCGGCGGCGACCTGAACGGGGCCGTCGACGCGATCCGGCTCGCGAAATCGACCTACCGCACGATCATCGGCAATCTCTCCTGGGCGTTCGGCTACAACGTGGCCGCGATCCCGCTCGCCGCGCTCGGCATGCTCAACCCCATGCTGGCCGGTGCCGCGATGGCGTTCAGCTCCGTGTTCGTGGTGCTGAACTCGCTGCGGCTGCGAGGGTTCCGCGGCGGGCGCTAG